Proteins from one Chitinophaga oryzae genomic window:
- a CDS encoding SIMPL domain-containing protein, with product MKKVMLLAAGLFFALSTFAQQADNKQVKKIEVNGSAEIEITPDELNLDISLKEYLKGKTKVDITTLEKQLVKAIVDAGLPKEVLTIENVNGFNNEYFLRKKKDPVEFMARKQYRLKLTKLDKINDILGAVDAEGIESTRISSYTSSKMDQYRKEAKIKAIKAAKEKAEYMLAAIGNSIDNVIEVQEINTDNYADYRPQIMANAMYKSADAVGGGAPEIDFKTIKVRAEVRTVFSIK from the coding sequence ATGAAAAAGGTAATGTTATTAGCCGCCGGATTATTCTTCGCTCTGAGCACCTTCGCCCAACAGGCTGACAATAAACAGGTAAAGAAAATTGAAGTGAACGGCTCTGCTGAAATTGAAATCACACCGGATGAACTCAACCTGGACATCTCCCTGAAAGAATATTTAAAAGGTAAAACCAAAGTGGACATCACCACACTGGAAAAACAGCTGGTGAAAGCCATCGTGGATGCAGGCCTGCCGAAAGAAGTGCTGACAATCGAAAACGTGAACGGTTTCAACAATGAATATTTCCTCCGTAAGAAAAAAGATCCGGTAGAATTCATGGCCCGCAAGCAGTACCGCCTGAAACTGACCAAACTGGATAAAATCAACGATATCCTGGGCGCGGTAGATGCGGAAGGTATTGAAAGCACCCGCATCTCTTCCTATACTTCCAGCAAAATGGACCAGTACCGCAAAGAAGCGAAAATCAAAGCGATCAAAGCTGCTAAAGAGAAAGCTGAATACATGCTGGCTGCTATCGGTAACAGCATCGATAACGTGATCGAAGTACAGGAAATCAACACCGATAACTACGCTGACTACCGTCCGCAGATCATGGCCAATGCAATGTACAAATCTGCTGATGCCGTTGGCGGTGGCGCTCCTGAGATTGATTTCAAAACCATCAAAGTTCGTGCTGAAGTAAGGACCGTGTTTAGCATCAAATAG